The Hemitrygon akajei unplaced genomic scaffold, sHemAka1.3 Scf000061, whole genome shotgun sequence genome contains a region encoding:
- the LOC140721771 gene encoding uncharacterized protein, with the protein MVHQQVHTEERLFTCSDCGKGFTKSSKLKLHQRVHTGKRPFTCLDCGKGFTCSSKLKVHQRVHTGERPFTCSDCGKGFTQSSHLHAHRSVHTGERPFTCSYCGEGFILSSQLLRHQLVHTGEWPFNCSVCGKGFTRSSHVHSHQRVHTGEKPFTCSVCGKGFTQSSTLQRHQQVHTGEKPFTCSLCGKGFTCSPDLKVHQRVHTGERPFRCSDCGKRFTCSRDLKVHQRVHTGERPFRCSDCRKGFTCSPDLKVHQRVHNGERPFTCSDCGKGFTCSSQLKIHQRVHTGERPFTCSDCGKGFTRSSDLLVHQRVHTGERPFTCSVCGKGFTSSSHLLAHQRVHTGERPFTCSYCGKGFTRSSDLLVHQRVHTGERPFTCLDCGKGFTQSSELKVHQRVHTGERPFTCSDCGKGFTRSSKLKVHQRAHTGEKPFTCSDCGKGFTQSSQLKVHQRVHTGERPFTCSDCGKGFTQSSQLMVHLRVHTGQGHSAAQTVGRDSLSQPTYKHTGQFTLGRGRSQTQA; encoded by the coding sequence atGGTTCACCAGCAAGTCCACACTGAGGagcggctgttcacctgctcagactgtgggaaaggattcactaagtcatctaaactgaagctacatcagagagttcacactgggaagagaccatttacctgcttggactgtggaaaaggattcacttgctcatctaaactgaaggtacatcagcgagttcacactggggagaggccattcacctgctcagactgtgggaagggattcactcagtcatcccacctgcatgcacacaggtcagttcacacgggggagaggccgtttacctgctcatactgtggggagggattcatttTGTCATCgcagctactgagacaccagttagttcacactggggagtggccattcaactgctcagtgtgtgggaagggattcactcggtcatcccacgtacacagtcaccagcgagttcacactggggagaagccgttcacctgctcagtgtgtgggaagggattcactcagtcatccaccctacagagacatcagcaagttcacactggggagaagccgttcacctgctcactgtgtgggaagggattcacttgttcacctgacctgaaggtacatcagagagttcacactggggaacggccattcagatgctcagactgtgggaagagattcacttgtTCACgtgacctgaaggtacatcagagagttcacactggggaacggcCATTCAGATGCTCAgactgtaggaagggattcacttgttcacctgacctgaaggtacatcagagagttcacaatggggaacggcctttcacatgctcagactgtgggaagggattcacctgctcatcccaactgaagatacatcagagagttcacacaggggagcggccattcacctgctcagactgtgggaagggattcactaggtCATCCGACCTattggtacaccagcgagttcacaccggggagcggccattcacctgctcagtctgtgggaaaggatttacttCGTCATCCCACCTATtagcacaccagcgagttcacacaggggagcggccattcacctgctcatactgtggtaagggattcactaGGTCATCCGACCTattggtacaccagcgagttcacaccggggagcggccattcacctgcttagactgtgggaagggattcactcagtcatctgaactgaaggtacatcagagagttcacactggggaacggccgttcacctgctcagactgtgggaagggattcacacggtcatctaaactgaaggtacatcagcgagctcacactggagagaagccattcacctgctcagactgtgggaagggattcactcagtcatctcaactgaaggtacatcagcgagttcacactggagagaggccgttcacctgctcagactgtgggaagggattcactcagtcatcccaactgatggtacatctgcgagttcacactgggcaaggccattcagctgctcagactgtgggaagggattcactcagtcagcccacctacaagcacactggtcagttcacactggggagaggccgttcacagaCTCAAGCCTGA